One window from the genome of Nocardioides panaciterrulae encodes:
- a CDS encoding GuaB1 family IMP dehydrogenase-related protein: MQFLDDAAPPHDLTYDDVFMVPRHSSVGSRYDVDLTTSDGTGATLPIVVANMTAIAGKRMAETVARRGGLTVIPQDIPIPVVAEVVRYVKARHRVFDTPIELTPHQTVAEALSLIPKRAHRAAVVVKEGRPVGVVSEADCADIDRFAQVQDVMNPHLVTITAATDPRTAFDTMHAAKAPLAVAVDDAGLLLGVLTPTGALRASVYQPALDTAGGLRIAAAVGVNGDVAQKASDLLAAGIDCLVVDTAHGHQDRMLEALAAVRALDPGVPVVAGNVVSAEGTRALVEAGADIVKVGVGPGAMCTTRMMTGVGRPQFSAVLECARTARELGRHVWADGGVRHPRDVALALAAGASAVMVGSWFAGTHESPGDLLHDSQGRAYKVSFGMASARAVATRTAAESAFDRARKGLYEEGISSSRMYLDPARPGVEDLIDQICSGVRSACTYAGARSLEEFHERAVVGLQSAAGFHEGRPLATSW; encoded by the coding sequence GTGCAGTTCCTCGACGACGCGGCCCCGCCGCACGACCTGACCTACGACGACGTCTTCATGGTGCCCCGCCACTCCTCGGTGGGCAGCAGGTACGACGTCGACCTCACCACCTCCGACGGGACCGGCGCGACCCTGCCGATCGTGGTCGCGAACATGACCGCGATCGCCGGCAAGCGGATGGCCGAGACCGTCGCCCGACGCGGTGGGCTGACGGTGATCCCGCAGGACATCCCGATCCCGGTGGTCGCGGAGGTGGTGCGCTACGTCAAGGCGAGGCACCGGGTCTTCGACACCCCGATCGAGCTCACACCGCACCAGACCGTGGCCGAGGCGCTCTCGCTGATCCCGAAGCGCGCGCACCGGGCGGCGGTGGTGGTCAAGGAGGGCCGTCCTGTGGGGGTCGTCTCCGAGGCGGACTGCGCCGACATCGACCGCTTCGCCCAGGTGCAGGACGTCATGAACCCGCACCTGGTGACGATCACCGCCGCCACCGACCCGCGGACCGCGTTCGACACCATGCACGCGGCGAAGGCGCCCCTGGCGGTCGCCGTGGACGACGCCGGCCTGCTGCTGGGCGTCCTCACCCCGACCGGGGCGCTGCGCGCCAGCGTCTACCAGCCGGCGCTCGACACCGCGGGCGGGCTGCGGATCGCGGCCGCCGTCGGGGTGAACGGCGACGTCGCCCAGAAGGCCTCGGACCTGCTGGCGGCCGGGATCGACTGCCTCGTCGTCGACACCGCCCACGGCCACCAGGACCGGATGCTCGAGGCGCTCGCCGCGGTGCGGGCCCTGGACCCGGGGGTGCCGGTCGTGGCCGGGAACGTCGTCTCCGCCGAGGGCACCCGCGCGCTGGTCGAGGCCGGCGCCGACATCGTCAAGGTCGGTGTCGGGCCCGGGGCGATGTGCACGACCCGGATGATGACCGGTGTCGGTCGGCCGCAGTTCTCCGCGGTGCTCGAGTGCGCGCGGACCGCCCGCGAGCTCGGGCGGCACGTCTGGGCGGACGGGGGGGTGCGGCACCCGCGCGACGTGGCGCTGGCGCTGGCCGCGGGCGCCTCAGCGGTGATGGTGGGGTCCTGGTTCGCCGGCACCCACGAGTCCCCGGGCGACCTGCTCCACGACTCCCAGGGACGCGCCTACAAGGTGTCCTTCGGCATGGCCTCGGCGCGCGCCGTGGCGACCCGGACCGCGGCCGAGTCCGCGTTCGACCGGGCCCGCAAGGGGCTCTACGAGGAGGGCATCTCCTCCTCCCGGATGTACCTCGACCCGGCGCGCCCCGGCGTGGAGGACCTGATCGACCAGATCTGCTCCGGCGTCCGCTCGGCCTGCACCTACGCCGGAGCCCGGTCCCTGGAGGAGTTCCACGAGCGGGCGGTGGTCGGGCTGCAGTCGGCCGCGGGCTTCCACGAGGGCCGGCCGCTCGCGACGAGCTGGTGA
- a CDS encoding DICT sensory domain-containing protein gives MTSAPNPAPAGGPQPVLTIGELSRRTGVTPATLRMWEARHGFPEPLRLASGHRRYAEEQVAAVDRVVRRRETGVRLDVAIAEVLAAAEPTTPSVFAELRRRHPQLMPQRLRKATLLALSWAIEDEFCSRAERAHLFAGFQHERFLRAAEPRWVELARVSASTLVFAAPAPESRPQSALRLVGLEPEDPMRREWFVICESRELPVVLTAWELPGQGDVADRERLFEAIWTVEPGAVRDAARVCARVAQSHGCAEAAPLLYELADEPGPAFADAAAVTTLFNRVVAYADRFGG, from the coding sequence ATGACCTCCGCACCAAACCCGGCGCCCGCGGGTGGCCCGCAACCCGTGCTCACCATCGGCGAGCTCTCCCGCCGCACCGGGGTCACCCCGGCCACCCTGCGGATGTGGGAGGCGCGGCACGGCTTCCCGGAGCCGCTCCGCCTCGCGAGCGGCCACCGGCGCTACGCCGAGGAGCAGGTCGCCGCGGTGGACCGGGTGGTCCGCCGGCGCGAGACCGGCGTCCGCCTCGACGTGGCCATCGCCGAGGTGCTGGCAGCGGCGGAGCCGACCACGCCGTCGGTCTTCGCCGAGCTGCGGCGACGGCACCCGCAGCTGATGCCGCAGCGGCTGCGCAAGGCGACCCTGCTGGCGCTGTCCTGGGCGATCGAGGACGAGTTCTGTTCCCGGGCGGAGCGGGCGCACCTGTTCGCCGGATTCCAGCACGAGCGCTTCCTCCGGGCCGCGGAACCCCGGTGGGTCGAGCTGGCACGGGTGTCGGCCTCGACCCTCGTCTTCGCGGCGCCCGCTCCCGAGTCCCGGCCGCAGTCGGCGCTGCGGCTGGTCGGGCTCGAACCGGAGGACCCGATGCGCCGGGAGTGGTTCGTGATCTGCGAGTCCCGGGAGCTCCCGGTGGTGCTCACCGCGTGGGAGCTGCCCGGCCAGGGCGACGTCGCCGACCGGGAGCGCCTGTTCGAGGCGATCTGGACCGTCGAGCCCGGAGCGGTTCGCGACGCCGCCCGGGTCTGCGCCCGGGTCGCGCAGTCGCACGGCTGCGCCGAGGCCGCCCCGCTGCTCTACGAGCTGGCCGACGAGCCGGGTCCGGCGTTCGCGGACGCGGCCGCGGTGACCACCCTGTTCAACCGGGTCGTGGCCTACGCGGACCGCTTCGGCGGCTGA
- a CDS encoding LysR substrate-binding domain-containing protein, producing the protein MPQDRSDSPFRVGFVTGATPDKWARTWRERRRDALELVPVEEDQQERLVREGGLDMCLVRLPVDRAGLHCIPLYDEVPVAVVGREHVASVVEELTLDDLDDEQLVLPHPSGWRPAAPQLDWPPMSVREAMEVVASGTGVALVPMSVARLHHRKDTAYRPVTDLPPTTVGLAWLVDNDDERVQAFIGIVRGRTARSSRG; encoded by the coding sequence GTGCCGCAGGACCGATCCGACTCGCCGTTCCGCGTGGGCTTCGTGACCGGCGCGACCCCCGACAAGTGGGCCCGGACCTGGCGCGAACGGCGCCGCGACGCGCTGGAGCTGGTGCCGGTGGAGGAGGACCAGCAGGAGCGGCTGGTGCGCGAGGGCGGCCTCGACATGTGCCTGGTCCGGCTGCCGGTCGACCGCGCCGGCCTGCACTGCATCCCGTTGTACGACGAGGTCCCGGTCGCCGTGGTCGGCAGGGAGCACGTGGCCAGCGTCGTCGAGGAGCTGACCCTCGACGACCTCGACGACGAGCAGCTGGTGCTCCCCCACCCCTCCGGATGGCGGCCGGCCGCCCCCCAGCTGGACTGGCCGCCGATGTCGGTGCGCGAGGCCATGGAGGTGGTCGCGTCGGGGACCGGCGTGGCGCTCGTCCCGATGTCGGTGGCGCGGCTGCACCACCGCAAGGACACGGCCTACCGCCCGGTGACCGACCTGCCTCCGACGACCGTGGGGCTGGCCTGGCTCGTCGACAACGACGACGAGCGTGTCCAGGCGTTCATCGGGATCGTCCGCGGCCGGACCGCGCGCAGCTCGCGCGGCTGA
- a CDS encoding alkaline phosphatase family protein, giving the protein MASGGRRRARWTTLAAGVLALALATAGCATADDAGSSRLTAATRSARATSPVTKLVVVMVENHSLAQMRSGMPWTFRQAKRFGYATDYHAIRHPSLPNYLAIAGGSTFGVTDDQPPADHPVSGRSVFGQALAAGRTATVYAEGMPGRCSPVDGGHRYAVRHNPWTYFVDERRGCRHHDRPMSSLAADAAAGDLPNAGMVVPNTCHDAHDCGLAVADRWMKHTLRTLRSGPDWSQGRLAIVVTADEDDRHSGNRVLTVVLHPGVRHVVVKDRLTHYSLTRLYDEVLGTPYLRKARHAPSMATAFGLTVGG; this is encoded by the coding sequence ATGGCTTCCGGGGGACGACGACGCGCCAGGTGGACCACGCTGGCGGCGGGCGTGCTCGCCCTGGCGCTGGCCACCGCCGGCTGCGCGACGGCTGACGACGCCGGCTCGTCCCGGCTGACCGCGGCGACCCGGTCCGCGCGGGCGACCTCCCCGGTCACCAAGCTGGTCGTGGTCATGGTGGAGAACCACTCGCTGGCGCAGATGCGCTCCGGCATGCCGTGGACCTTCCGACAGGCGAAACGGTTCGGCTACGCCACCGACTACCACGCCATCCGGCACCCCTCGCTGCCCAACTACCTCGCGATCGCCGGCGGGAGCACGTTCGGGGTGACCGACGACCAGCCGCCCGCCGACCACCCCGTGAGCGGCCGGAGCGTCTTCGGCCAGGCGCTGGCGGCCGGCCGGACCGCCACGGTGTACGCCGAGGGCATGCCGGGCCGGTGCTCGCCGGTCGACGGCGGGCATCGCTACGCCGTCCGCCACAACCCGTGGACCTACTTCGTCGACGAGCGCCGAGGCTGCCGCCACCACGACCGGCCGATGTCCTCGCTGGCCGCCGACGCCGCTGCGGGCGACCTGCCCAACGCCGGCATGGTCGTCCCGAACACCTGCCACGACGCCCACGACTGCGGCCTGGCGGTCGCCGACCGCTGGATGAAGCACACGCTGCGGACCCTCAGGAGCGGCCCGGACTGGTCCCAGGGCCGCCTCGCGATCGTGGTGACCGCCGACGAGGACGACCGGCACAGCGGCAACCGGGTGCTCACGGTGGTGCTGCACCCGGGTGTGCGGCACGTGGTCGTGAAGGACCGGCTCACGCACTACTCGCTGACCCGCCTGTACGACGAGGTGCTCGGCACGCCGTACCTGCGCAAGGCCCGGCACGCGCCGTCGATGGCGACGGCCTTCGGGTTGACCGTCGGCGGCTGA
- the sqr gene encoding type III sulfide quinone reductase, selenoprotein subtype: MPKLLVLGAGTAGTMVANKLRRRLDRREWQVAVVDRDDAHHYRPGYLFVPFGTYRAEDVVRSRHHFLADGVDLVLGEIDRVDADGDEVLLADGRRLAYDYLVIATGAVTRPDQTPGLLGREWRRSIFDFYTLDGAVALGEALAGFDGGRLVVHVTEMPITCPVAPLEMTFLLDAWLRTRGIRDLVDLVYVTPLDGAFTRPVASAHLGGMLEDRGIALEADFAVERVDPERKALVSYDEREVPFDLLVTVPLMTGAGFVGRSGLGDELDYVRVDPHTLLSVDHDNLFAIGDACDIPASKAGSVAHFAVEVFVDNFVQHVRGLAMTGSFDGHANCFVESGDDKALLIDFNYDTEPLPGKYPLPVLGPLSLLKETRANHLGKLAFRHVYWNVLLPGRRVPLPASMSMAGKHAPHEDQHEPQEA, translated from the coding sequence ATGCCGAAGCTGCTCGTCCTGGGTGCCGGGACCGCAGGCACGATGGTCGCCAACAAGCTGCGACGCCGCCTCGACCGGCGCGAGTGGCAGGTCGCGGTGGTCGACCGGGACGACGCCCACCACTACCGCCCGGGCTACCTGTTCGTGCCGTTCGGCACCTACCGGGCCGAGGACGTGGTCCGCAGCCGGCACCACTTCCTCGCCGACGGCGTCGACCTGGTGCTCGGCGAGATCGACCGGGTGGATGCCGACGGTGACGAGGTGCTGCTGGCGGACGGCCGCCGCTTGGCCTACGACTACCTGGTGATCGCGACCGGGGCGGTGACCCGGCCGGACCAGACCCCGGGGCTGCTCGGCCGGGAGTGGCGGCGCAGCATCTTCGACTTCTACACCCTCGACGGCGCCGTGGCCCTCGGCGAGGCGCTGGCAGGCTTCGACGGCGGACGACTCGTGGTGCACGTGACCGAGATGCCCATCACCTGCCCCGTCGCGCCGCTGGAGATGACCTTCCTCCTCGACGCCTGGCTGCGCACGCGGGGCATCCGGGACCTCGTCGACCTGGTCTACGTGACCCCGCTGGACGGCGCGTTCACCCGACCGGTCGCCTCGGCGCACCTGGGCGGGATGCTGGAGGACCGTGGGATCGCCCTCGAGGCGGACTTCGCGGTCGAGCGCGTCGATCCCGAGCGCAAGGCGCTGGTGTCCTACGACGAGCGCGAGGTGCCCTTCGACCTGCTGGTGACCGTGCCGCTGATGACGGGCGCGGGGTTCGTCGGGCGGTCGGGGCTGGGCGACGAGCTGGACTACGTGCGCGTCGATCCCCACACGCTGCTCTCGGTCGACCACGACAACCTGTTCGCGATCGGCGACGCCTGCGACATCCCCGCCTCGAAGGCCGGCTCGGTCGCCCACTTCGCCGTGGAGGTGTTCGTCGACAACTTCGTGCAGCACGTCCGCGGGCTGGCCATGACCGGCTCCTTCGACGGGCACGCCAACTGCTTCGTGGAGTCCGGGGACGACAAGGCGCTGCTGATCGACTTCAACTACGACACCGAGCCGTTGCCCGGGAAGTACCCGCTCCCGGTCCTCGGACCGCTGAGCCTGCTCAAGGAGACCCGGGCCAACCACCTCGGCAAGCTGGCCTTCCGGCACGTCTACTGGAACGTGCTGCTCCCGGGTCGCCGCGTCCCGCTGCCGGCGTCGATGTCGATGGCTGGCAAGCACGCCCCGCACGAGGACCAGCACGAACCCCAGGAGGCCTGA
- a CDS encoding TusE/DsrC/DsvC family sulfur relay protein, whose protein sequence is MPTTTIDGHRIQVDPEGFMTDPAEWSEPLAEALAAQIGLTLTDEHWKAIRFARQDFADQGESPTLRRASVVGGLPTKSLFALFPQKPAKKLAYVAGLPKPRGCV, encoded by the coding sequence GTGCCCACCACGACGATCGACGGCCACCGGATCCAGGTGGACCCCGAGGGGTTCATGACCGATCCCGCGGAGTGGAGCGAGCCGCTGGCGGAGGCGCTCGCCGCCCAGATCGGGCTCACCCTCACCGACGAGCACTGGAAGGCGATCCGGTTCGCCAGGCAGGACTTCGCCGACCAGGGGGAGAGCCCGACGCTGCGCCGCGCGAGCGTGGTCGGCGGCCTTCCCACCAAGTCGCTCTTCGCGCTGTTCCCGCAGAAGCCCGCCAAGAAGCTCGCGTACGTCGCCGGCCTGCCCAAGCCGCGCGGCTGCGTGTGA
- a CDS encoding DsrE/DsrF/DrsH-like family protein, whose amino-acid sequence MASTQSTESTESTQGTRAEPIVPSFGEDAAGRKLAIICSKGDLDMAYPGLILANAALGEGVETHLFFTFWGFDMINRRTMGNLKLTMLGNTATHLPQGLGGLPGMTTLATHQMRKAIAELGVPDVPEFLQQIVDAGGHLWACRMSADMQHLGLDDLYEEVEDIISASDFIEKTDGAQLLFI is encoded by the coding sequence ATGGCCAGCACCCAGAGCACCGAGAGCACCGAGAGCACCCAAGGCACCCGGGCCGAGCCGATCGTGCCGTCGTTCGGCGAGGACGCGGCCGGCCGCAAGCTCGCGATCATCTGCTCCAAGGGCGACCTGGACATGGCCTACCCCGGCCTGATCCTGGCCAACGCCGCCCTCGGCGAGGGCGTGGAGACCCACCTGTTCTTCACCTTCTGGGGCTTCGACATGATCAACCGCCGGACGATGGGCAACCTGAAGCTCACGATGCTGGGCAACACCGCGACCCACCTGCCCCAGGGGCTGGGCGGCCTGCCCGGCATGACCACGCTGGCGACCCACCAGATGCGCAAGGCGATCGCCGAGCTCGGTGTGCCCGACGTGCCGGAGTTCCTGCAGCAGATCGTGGACGCCGGCGGTCACCTGTGGGCCTGCCGGATGTCGGCGGACATGCAGCACCTCGGACTCGACGACCTCTACGAGGAGGTCGAGGACATCATCAGCGCCTCGGACTTCATCGAGAAGACCGACGGCGCCCAGTTGCTGTTCATCTGA
- a CDS encoding DUF2252 family protein: MSPLPTPQERADLGRAARERLPHDRLGRLDLPADRTDLVAHLEEQAPTRLPELVPLRHARMSASALACYRGAAATMAGDLAAGPTTGLGVQLCGDAHLSNFGLFASPERRLLFDLNDFDETYPGPFEWDLKRLTASLVLAGRANGLGRNRCRKAARAAVRSYRDGMADFATRRTLEVWYARAEVDAVRKLLQGRMTERQRRGVAATVDKARRSDTLRAWRKLAETVDGRARLRSDPPLVVPVRDLLPEVEASQVADWMAGLLDGYAATLREDHRALLGRFGFVDLARKVVGVGSVGTRCWIVLLQGRDAHDPLLLQVKEAQPSVLAPVVPADLVADVPRNEGERVVAGQRLMQAASDVFLGWQRVRGLDGQQRDFYVRQLRDMKGSAAIERLDASGLRLYAELCGWTLARAHARSGDPVALAAYLGRGDAVPEALAEFAGAYADLAERDHAALVAAIHDGRVRAEVR, translated from the coding sequence GTGTCCCCGTTGCCGACCCCGCAGGAGCGCGCCGACCTGGGCCGGGCGGCCCGCGAGCGGCTGCCGCACGACCGGCTGGGCCGGCTCGACCTGCCCGCCGACCGCACCGACCTCGTCGCGCACCTGGAGGAGCAGGCCCCGACAAGGCTGCCGGAGCTCGTGCCCCTGCGGCACGCCAGGATGAGTGCCTCGGCCCTGGCCTGCTACCGAGGCGCGGCGGCGACCATGGCCGGCGATCTCGCGGCCGGACCGACGACCGGGCTGGGCGTCCAGCTCTGCGGCGACGCCCACCTGTCCAACTTCGGCCTGTTCGCCTCGCCCGAGCGGCGGCTGCTCTTCGACCTCAACGACTTCGACGAGACCTACCCCGGCCCGTTCGAGTGGGACCTCAAGCGGCTCACGGCCAGCCTGGTCCTCGCCGGCCGGGCGAACGGCCTCGGCCGCAACCGGTGCCGCAAGGCCGCCCGCGCCGCGGTCCGCAGCTACCGCGACGGCATGGCGGACTTCGCCACCCGCCGCACCCTCGAGGTCTGGTACGCCCGCGCGGAGGTCGACGCGGTGCGCAAGCTGCTGCAGGGGCGGATGACCGAGCGCCAGCGGCGCGGCGTGGCCGCGACCGTCGACAAGGCCCGGCGCAGCGACACCCTGCGGGCTTGGCGCAAGCTGGCGGAGACCGTCGACGGACGCGCCCGGCTGCGCAGCGACCCCCCGCTGGTCGTCCCCGTGCGCGACCTGCTCCCCGAGGTCGAGGCGTCCCAGGTGGCCGACTGGATGGCCGGCCTCCTCGACGGGTACGCCGCCACGCTGCGTGAGGACCACCGGGCCCTGCTCGGTCGGTTCGGCTTCGTCGACCTGGCGCGCAAGGTGGTCGGCGTGGGCAGCGTGGGCACCCGCTGCTGGATCGTCCTGCTGCAGGGCCGCGACGCGCACGACCCGCTGCTGCTCCAGGTGAAGGAGGCCCAGCCCTCCGTGCTCGCCCCCGTCGTGCCCGCCGACCTGGTCGCGGACGTGCCCCGCAACGAGGGCGAGCGGGTGGTCGCCGGCCAGCGCCTGATGCAGGCGGCCAGCGACGTCTTCCTCGGCTGGCAACGGGTCCGCGGCCTGGACGGCCAGCAGCGGGACTTCTACGTCCGCCAGCTGCGGGACATGAAGGGCTCGGCCGCGATCGAGCGGCTGGACGCCTCCGGCCTGCGCCTGTACGCCGAGCTGTGCGGCTGGACCCTGGCCCGGGCCCACGCCCGCTCCGGCGACCCGGTCGCGCTGGCCGCCTACCTCGGACGCGGCGACGCCGTGCCCGAGGCGCTCGCAGAGTTCGCCGGGGCGTACGCCGACCTGGCCGAGCGGGACCACGCGGCCCTCGTGGCGGCGATCCACGACGGCCGGGTGCGCGCCGAGGTCAGATGA